tttacaacactTAATCTCCAATTCACATTTCGGTTTTAACATGTGGCTATCATTATCAGTTATCATGATATTTGGTTTATTACGCATAAATCgcgataaatgatttttaccaattaatataacttacatattatatattaatggtATCTGGGTTATAGGCAAGATTCACTACTGGTGAGGAAGCTCCATAATCTGGAGTAGATGGCGTTGACACAGGGGTTGTATCAACCGGTCGCAATAGTACGGGAGCCACGTATTCCTTAGGGGTGACACTGGATTCTTCTTGCAGAGGTGCTGGTGGTGTGCAACTAGGGAATGGGCtaagcaataaaaatgttcCAAATGTGACAATAGATGCCataattagaattattgtACGAGCTTCGAAGCCTGCTCGCAAACCCGCCCACGCAGCCATATTAATAAGTAGAAGTAAGACTGAAATTCGTATAAGTCGCACGGCTGTCGAATGAATTCGACCTCCGCCGACACCACTCATGTCACTTGGACCATAAGCAAAGTACAAATTATGTTTGTCGCCAATGtgtttcaaaataaagtaaattagtCCAAATGGAGAAACCAAAGGGCATGCAAGACTGTACACCATTGTTATAGAAAAGATTGCTAGACTCCAAGCGTAATGGACTCCAAAGGGGAATTCATACAAAATCGCTTTTTTTACGTAACTTTTTTCAGCTTTCGATTTCGATTGCAAAAGATACCATACATAAAGAAATAGTTCAGGAAAGCGAACCAGTTCAAGTGAAGTGCCAATGAACCCTGAggttattacataatttacaaagaatgCGCCTTTGTCGGGTAAAAACACGCAATCCCAGCGCATTGTCTGATTGACGTGGTGCAATGTCCAACGGAACAAAGCATCTGCACTAGCCAATCCCAAGGAAGGTAATATTAAGGTCATGAGGAGTAGATATGTTACTGTTTTTGTCATTATAGAATAATTCTGCTGTGATCTTGTCCAATGGGATAAGAATTTATCAGAAAATGAAACCAGTGCAGGCATCACAGCTGCCATAGTCCAGAGCAATAATGTAGGgagaaaatctaaaataagGCTACTAAATTTGCTCACTGACTCCGGTTTAACTAAAACATTCTTtactaaatttacaataaaagctGGAGTTGTCAAAaagaacaaaacaataaaaagacaaaaattaaCAGCAATGGCCTTGACATACCACACTCCTGGCTGAACACTAAGGTTCTCCCAAATAATGTCAGATGGATTTGTTGCATGAGTCAGAACCCAACCTCGATGCAAACTAAAATTGCTAATAACATGCTCAGCTAATTGATAAGAAGGTAAAGTTAAGAAAGCTATACCCAATGGATCATTGAGTACTATGGCCCTACACCTTTTAGATTCATCTTTCAAACGCTTTTCTTCATTTGTGTAGTACTCAAGGGCATCAACATCAGGTCCACAGAGTTGGGGTCGCACGGTTATTCTTTTCCcagttttcttaaaatatgtgtCTGTGTAAACTAAAGCTTCAGAAACCATTTCTTTTCTCTCTTGTacatcaattaatttatttacattgaagGCCAATTTTAGgtctataatttgtatatgtgGGAAATTATGGGCAAAGTAAGCTCTTATTGTTGCTTCATTTCTATCTGCTCTGGAGATATTGGTTATCATTATTGTTCCAGTCATAGATGTAGGAACCGGTTTTCTTCCTGTGCATCTTCTCATTATCAATACAGATACTGGCAAAAATGAGATGCTAATCAAAGTATGAACCCAAAGCCAATAAGATGTTCCAGTAAGGTTTGACAAAGTAGTTCTACTGAATGTGCTTGCATCTACTTGTAAATTTGTTCCTTGAAAGTTTATTGGCAAAATAATACCAATAGAAACTAAAGTGACAATAAACATAAGTGTTATAGCATGTCGTTGAAATGAGAGATAATGTACAGCATCTGGGCCACACTTTGCAAGCACTTGTTCGCGGGTGAGACGGAACACAGCTGGAAGCCACGTGAAGAAACCTTCATCAATACTGAGAGACTCATCGGCGTTGCGACGTCGATCAACAAGCGCGTCATCATCGCCACCACGGTAGAAAAGGTTCGTCCAACGATTCTTCGATCTTTGCACCAGTGCCATACGTCCATAATTCCATGCTGTACGGCGCAATAcagagaataataaaattaaacaaacccATGATATGACATTTAAGATCAAGGTCTGCGGAATTCCATTGTATGCTCCAGTAATTATCACATTTTGTGTTGAATTCCATAACATACAACCCTCGTCATCGGTTCCGTTTGAGGAATTTGATGatagtgtatataaaaaaccaTCAGAAGTGAAGCGACTCATCATTGGTGTTGTAATACAGCAGCAGTGAAAGGGCAAGAATCACATAATTTACACTATACTCATAAAGCACTTAATTCAAAGCACTGATGACTCACacttattatacttttttaatacatttaatttttaatatctgaaACTTTGGATAGATAAATCTATACTAAATCGTTAATGCAATTGCAAACAAAATCAGATAAATATTACGAGTTCTCAACTTTGTTTCGAATTTCGATTGGAAAATGgatattggaaaaaaatatttgttgtcaCTTATTAAGACTGACTGTCAACGTCAATTTCTAAAAAACGTAATCCAACTGTCAGTGACCAGTGTACCAAATTTATGCATTTTACGTAAAACACAGGAGTTCTtcccaaaaattattttaatctggCAAAAGGatataaggccggcaacgcactctaGAGCCGTATGATATCGAGAGAGTCCCTGGACAGCGGCATAagttaacatcaagtgagcctcctgcttgTTTGCCttctgttctgtaaaaaatatggaaTCGTTAATGGTTTatcgttattaatttaatatgatatcgatttaaaaatggtCACAAGTATGTCGATAGTTAGTCACACCtaggtacataaaattttaaactacatattcataatattacaattttatgtgttttttcCATAAGATGCAATACACTAAATtactaagtatattatatcgtgaataatattttagagtatataatcataatttattaacatttatttatattaaacatctaTTGTTTACAATTACGGGTTAATACATCTACAACGCAAATAAATCAATgtgaaacttttattcttgtctttgtaaaatttaagcaAAGTGGTAACTAATCTCTTgctgtataattttaaaatactataaatatcgGGTTgcctgtgtttttttttaattttcatcagTAATCAATTCATGCACAGACTAGTTAGTGATATtagtgtaaaaattaattatgaaacatGAATGAGGTCCAACGAGAGAGAGGTTTTGTAATGAAGCAATTACAAAAGTTgtgagttatttaattattaagtatgtgtttgtttgttatcgataataattattacagctGTTTCAACTGCAAATCAAGCAAATAAGCGATGGAATTCGATTGGAATAACTATTTAGAAGATAATAAAAGCGTTGCTGTCCCTGAAGAATTATTTTCTCACGTAAGTCTATAACTGTAGtactatcataatataaattatcagtacaataatatttatttaaactgttttCGCACATAAatgttttgctaaaaataaatacgctTTTTGTTTGAGAACTTTATGGGAAAAAGAacgatataatattaataagcatattgtctaaaattaaatgcaacACGTTATCATAAAGTCCTTTCATTTCATGTTctctttgaattaaaaaaattatttaattctcaATGTTAGTATGCTATGATAGCACTTAGTTTTTGCtgctttaatttaataaatacaaagtcaaaaattacttttcttatattaaatgtttaaaaataataataaagaagaaaaaatatggttttcgTGTGATTCATTAAATTCatggtttaaaataatgatatataaagtttaattgattttaccACATTTATCtacttaaattgaataaaaaaatgtaggttttaattttatttcttttaattgtaaatttaaattgaattataagtccagaaataattatgtaatgttGCATATACAAACCCTGATAAATACATAGTAAAATCTTGTCTTTGTAGAAAGCCTATATTATCTGGTGCaagagtttttaatttcatatcacTGTGagttaaaaattttcaatctTAGGCTCTAGAATTGACAAccataacaaatttaatagttaCTCCTTgagattttgataaaactataTGTTCAAAAacaacacaaaataaacaactagATACCATTTTCTACTAGATATACTTTTCCTGCATCATATGGTGGATATAGCTGCACAAATATatcttcaaaaataaacacattatatgaataactgacaagttttataataatacaggtAGAACTCAGTCTGCATAATGGAATCAAACAAGGCATGCTCCTTGAAGTTTGCCACAAAAACAATCCTGATGTCTACTGGATAGCTGAAATAACTATGGTTTGTGGGCACCTCCTGCGAATCAAATTTATTGGAGCTGAAACAGACTTCTGGTGTGACATATCCAACACCAAAGTGCATCCTCTGGGGTGGTGTGGGAAGTATGATGAACTAATAGAACCACCTGATGAAATTAATGACAGATGTGGGGACTCAATAATAGAAATCATGAAAAAAGCCCTTGTGGTTGGTCAATCGGTTTCTATGgaagctttaaataataaaggacTCTCTCCAatagatagaataaaaattggtATGAAAGTGGAAATACAGAATTCTTTGGATCCATATAAATATTGGATTGCAACtgtaagtttatataatatactaaatgaaataacattgtgaattgctttataaatactttacaataagcttttatgtatttattatctcTCGGTTTTGGAAATGTCTTTAAGAACAAATTACTTtctaaacttaatattatctaaCTGAGCACAAAAcaccataaataattatgttatacattttagattttttttaaatattttattatttaaattttatatttttctaggtACATGATAATATTGGTGGTCGTCTGTTAGTGCGTTACGACGGTGCAGACGATGATCTGCCACAATCGTGGTTGTTTTTCTCCAACCCTAGAATAAGTACCTTTGGTTCTGTTACTAATAAGGTGAGAATTTATTGGGATTAATTTGTGTGACCAGAAATGTCTGgcttaataagaaaaaaggaaaattcTTAATAGACGTTAGATAGTTTATAGCAAGGTTATTGGgccaataataaatagtaaaaagacGTCTAAGTCGGAAATCAATGGCATATGCCAGATACAGAAggatgatcacctacttgctcattatttttacgccggctttttctctcggcctacaagtttgaattgattgacgtggaataagtgatacctagaagatcttatgttccgtATTAATTTCgttgttatgtattttatttttttttattttatgtaaactgatacagaaatatcTGAAACCAAGAGTTTTTTTAAGTGCAataatgtgttaaaaaaattatacactataaaatattcttattgtcAGGGTTCACCATGGCAGTTCAAATATCCCGGCAAAGTAAATAAGTTTTCGTGTAAGAACAAATTGAGTGCACAACTAAGGCAGAGCGCTGAAGAATCTATAAAGGAACCAACACCTTCTGATTTATTTCAGGTAATTTTCTTCAAtagttacataatttaatacatattt
This sequence is a window from Pieris rapae chromosome 20, ilPieRapa1.1, whole genome shotgun sequence. Protein-coding genes within it:
- the LOC110993685 gene encoding CSC1-like protein 2; the protein is MMSRFTSDGFLYTLSSNSSNGTDDEGCMLWNSTQNVIITGAYNGIPQTLILNVISWVCLILLFSVLRRTAWNYGRMALVQRSKNRWTNLFYRGGDDDALVDRRRNADESLSIDEGFFTWLPAVFRLTREQVLAKCGPDAVHYLSFQRHAITLMFIVTLVSIGIILPINFQGTNLQVDASTFSRTTLSNLTGTSYWLWVHTLISISFLPVSVLIMRRCTGRKPVPTSMTGTIMITNISRADRNEATIRAYFAHNFPHIQIIDLKLAFNVNKLIDVQERKEMVSEALVYTDTYFKKTGKRITVRPQLCGPDVDALEYYTNEEKRLKDESKRCRAIVLNDPLGIAFLTLPSYQLAEHVISNFSLHRGWVLTHATNPSDIIWENLSVQPGVWYVKAIAVNFCLFIVLFFLTTPAFIVNLVKNVLVKPESVSKFSSLILDFLPTLLLWTMAAVMPALVSFSDKFLSHWTRSQQNYSIMTKTVTYLLLMTLILPSLGLASADALFRWTLHHVNQTMRWDCVFLPDKGAFFVNYVITSGFIGTSLELVRFPELFLYVWYLLQSKSKAEKSYVKKAILYEFPFGVHYAWSLAIFSITMVYSLACPLVSPFGLIYFILKHIGDKHNLYFAYGPSDMSGVGGGRIHSTAVRLIRISVLLLLINMAAWAGLRAGFEARTIILIMASIVTFGTFLLLSPFPSCTPPAPLQEESSVTPKEYVAPVLLRPVDTTPVSTPSTPDYGASSPVVNLAYNPDTINI